A genome region from Oenanthe melanoleuca isolate GR-GAL-2019-014 chromosome 2, OMel1.0, whole genome shotgun sequence includes the following:
- the PDP1 gene encoding pyruvate dehyrogenase phosphatase catalytic subunit 1 isoform X3, with the protein MPAPAHLFPLIRNCEISRIGSTVCYCHHRHLCCLSSHFAHSHFRYAPQKKFAALYRPKEHFNHFIHTRDYASTPQRFYLTPSQVNSILKANEYSFKVPEFDGKNVSSVLGFDSNQLPANAPIEDRRSAATCLQTRGMLLGVFDGHAGCACAQAVSERLFYYIAVSLLPHETLLEIENAVESGRALLPILQWHKHPNDYFSKEASKLYFNSLRTYWQELIDLNSGETTDVREALINAFKRLDNDISLEAQVGDPNSFLNYLVLRVAFSGATACVAHVDGVDLHIANTGDSRAMLGVQEEDGSWSAVNLSYDHNAQNEREVERVKMEHPKSEEKSLVKQDRLLGLLMPFRAFGDVKFKWSIELQKRVVESGPDQLNENEYTKFIPPNYHTPPYLTAEPEVIHHRLRPQDKFLVLATDGLWETMHRQDVARIVGEYLTGVHHQQPIAVGGYKVTLGQMHGLLTERRARISSVFEDQNAATHLIRHAVGNNEFGTVDHERLSKMLSLPEELARMYRDDITIIVVQFNSHVIGAYQDEEL; encoded by the coding sequence ATGCCAGCACCAGCTCATCTGTTCCCATTGATTCGTAACTGTGAGATTAGCAGAATAGGCAGTACTGTGTGTTACTGCCACCATAGACATCTGTGTTGTTTGTCATCCCATTTTGCTCACAGTCACTTCAGATATGCACCGCAGAAGAAATTTGCGGCACTTTACAGGCCAAAGGAGCACTTTAATCACTTTATTCACACAAGGGATTACGCTTCTACTCCGCAGAGGTTTTACCTCACTCCTTCACAGGTCAACAGCATTCTGAAGGCAAATGAATACAGTTTCAAAGTCCCAGAATTTGATGGTAAGAATGTAAGTTCTGTTCTTGGCTTCGATAGTAACCAGTTGCCTGCTAATGCTCCGATAGAGGACCGGAGGAGTGCTGCCACTTGTTTACAGACAAGAGGGATGCTTCTGGGCGTGTTTGATGGCCACGCAGGCTGTGCTTGTGCTCAAGCTGTCAGTGAAAGACTGTTTTACTACATTGCTGTCTCTTTGTTACCTCATGAGACTTTActtgaaatagaaaatgctGTGGAGAGTGGCAGAGCTCTGTTGCCCATTTTACAGTGGCACAAGCATCCCAACGATTATTTTAGCAAAGAGGCTTCCAAGCTTTACTTCAACAGTCTAAGAACTTACTGGCAGGAGCTGATTGATCTCAACAGTGGAGAGACTACTGATGTGAGAGAAGCTTTAATTAATGCCTTTAAGAGGCTTGATAATGATATTTCTTTGGAAGCTCAAGTAGGAGATCCAAATTCTTTTCTCAACTACCTAGTACTGCGAGTAGCATTTTCTGGTGCAACTGCCTGCGTAGCCCATGTGGATGGTGTCGACTTGCACATTGCAAACACAGGTGATAGTAGAGCAATGCTTGGTGTTCAAGAAGAGGATGGATCTTGGTCTGCAGTTAATTTGTCCTATGACCACAATGCACAAAATGAACGTGAAGTAGAACGTGTGAAAATGGAGCATCCaaaatctgaagaaaagagTCTTGTGAAACAAGATCGTCTCTTGGGTCTCTTGATGCCTTTCAGAGCTTTTGGTGACGTGAAGTTTAAATGGAGTATTGAACTGCAGAAGAGAGTAGTAGAATCTGGCCCAGATCAGCTGAATGAAAATGAATATACAAAGTTTATTCCTCCAAACTATCACACTCCCCCATACCTCACAGCTGAACCAGAAGTCATACATCACAGGTTACGGCCACAGGATAAGTTCCTGGTTTTGGCCACAGATGGGCTGTGGGAGACAATGCACAGGCAAGACGTGGCTAGAATTGTGGGGGAGTACCTCACAGGTGTTCACCACCAACAACCAATAGCTGTTGGTGGCTATAAGGTAACTTTGGGACAGATGCATGGGCTCTTAACAGAAAGGAGAGCAAGAATCTCTTCAGTATTTGAAGATCAGAATGCAGCAACTCACCTGATACGTCATGCAGTGGGTAACAATGAATTTGGAACTGTGGATCATGAGCGACTGTCCAAGATGCTTAGTCTTCCAGAAGAGCTGGCTCGAATGTATAGAGATGACATTACAATTATTGTGGTGCAGTTCAATTCACATGTTATAGGTGCATATCAAGATGAGGAATTGTGA
- the PDP1 gene encoding pyruvate dehyrogenase phosphatase catalytic subunit 1 isoform X1 — MLAASCCDRRMCVCPGPRRIAIPVRSSRLPLLSDAMPAPAHLFPLIRNCEISRIGSTVCYCHHRHLCCLSSHFAHSHFRYAPQKKFAALYRPKEHFNHFIHTRDYASTPQRFYLTPSQVNSILKANEYSFKVPEFDGKNVSSVLGFDSNQLPANAPIEDRRSAATCLQTRGMLLGVFDGHAGCACAQAVSERLFYYIAVSLLPHETLLEIENAVESGRALLPILQWHKHPNDYFSKEASKLYFNSLRTYWQELIDLNSGETTDVREALINAFKRLDNDISLEAQVGDPNSFLNYLVLRVAFSGATACVAHVDGVDLHIANTGDSRAMLGVQEEDGSWSAVNLSYDHNAQNEREVERVKMEHPKSEEKSLVKQDRLLGLLMPFRAFGDVKFKWSIELQKRVVESGPDQLNENEYTKFIPPNYHTPPYLTAEPEVIHHRLRPQDKFLVLATDGLWETMHRQDVARIVGEYLTGVHHQQPIAVGGYKVTLGQMHGLLTERRARISSVFEDQNAATHLIRHAVGNNEFGTVDHERLSKMLSLPEELARMYRDDITIIVVQFNSHVIGAYQDEEL; from the exons ATGTTGGCGGCTTCATGTTGTGACAGGAGAATGTGTGTATGTCCTGGGCCCAGGCGGATCG CAATTCCAGTCCGAAGCTCCAGGCTGCCATTGTTGTCTGATGCCATGCCAGCACCAGCTCATCTGTTCCCATTGATTCGTAACTGTGAGATTAGCAGAATAGGCAGTACTGTGTGTTACTGCCACCATAGACATCTGTGTTGTTTGTCATCCCATTTTGCTCACAGTCACTTCAGATATGCACCGCAGAAGAAATTTGCGGCACTTTACAGGCCAAAGGAGCACTTTAATCACTTTATTCACACAAGGGATTACGCTTCTACTCCGCAGAGGTTTTACCTCACTCCTTCACAGGTCAACAGCATTCTGAAGGCAAATGAATACAGTTTCAAAGTCCCAGAATTTGATGGTAAGAATGTAAGTTCTGTTCTTGGCTTCGATAGTAACCAGTTGCCTGCTAATGCTCCGATAGAGGACCGGAGGAGTGCTGCCACTTGTTTACAGACAAGAGGGATGCTTCTGGGCGTGTTTGATGGCCACGCAGGCTGTGCTTGTGCTCAAGCTGTCAGTGAAAGACTGTTTTACTACATTGCTGTCTCTTTGTTACCTCATGAGACTTTActtgaaatagaaaatgctGTGGAGAGTGGCAGAGCTCTGTTGCCCATTTTACAGTGGCACAAGCATCCCAACGATTATTTTAGCAAAGAGGCTTCCAAGCTTTACTTCAACAGTCTAAGAACTTACTGGCAGGAGCTGATTGATCTCAACAGTGGAGAGACTACTGATGTGAGAGAAGCTTTAATTAATGCCTTTAAGAGGCTTGATAATGATATTTCTTTGGAAGCTCAAGTAGGAGATCCAAATTCTTTTCTCAACTACCTAGTACTGCGAGTAGCATTTTCTGGTGCAACTGCCTGCGTAGCCCATGTGGATGGTGTCGACTTGCACATTGCAAACACAGGTGATAGTAGAGCAATGCTTGGTGTTCAAGAAGAGGATGGATCTTGGTCTGCAGTTAATTTGTCCTATGACCACAATGCACAAAATGAACGTGAAGTAGAACGTGTGAAAATGGAGCATCCaaaatctgaagaaaagagTCTTGTGAAACAAGATCGTCTCTTGGGTCTCTTGATGCCTTTCAGAGCTTTTGGTGACGTGAAGTTTAAATGGAGTATTGAACTGCAGAAGAGAGTAGTAGAATCTGGCCCAGATCAGCTGAATGAAAATGAATATACAAAGTTTATTCCTCCAAACTATCACACTCCCCCATACCTCACAGCTGAACCAGAAGTCATACATCACAGGTTACGGCCACAGGATAAGTTCCTGGTTTTGGCCACAGATGGGCTGTGGGAGACAATGCACAGGCAAGACGTGGCTAGAATTGTGGGGGAGTACCTCACAGGTGTTCACCACCAACAACCAATAGCTGTTGGTGGCTATAAGGTAACTTTGGGACAGATGCATGGGCTCTTAACAGAAAGGAGAGCAAGAATCTCTTCAGTATTTGAAGATCAGAATGCAGCAACTCACCTGATACGTCATGCAGTGGGTAACAATGAATTTGGAACTGTGGATCATGAGCGACTGTCCAAGATGCTTAGTCTTCCAGAAGAGCTGGCTCGAATGTATAGAGATGACATTACAATTATTGTGGTGCAGTTCAATTCACATGTTATAGGTGCATATCAAGATGAGGAATTGTGA
- the PDP1 gene encoding pyruvate dehyrogenase phosphatase catalytic subunit 1 isoform X2, translating into MCVCPGPRRIAIPVRSSRLPLLSDAMPAPAHLFPLIRNCEISRIGSTVCYCHHRHLCCLSSHFAHSHFRYAPQKKFAALYRPKEHFNHFIHTRDYASTPQRFYLTPSQVNSILKANEYSFKVPEFDGKNVSSVLGFDSNQLPANAPIEDRRSAATCLQTRGMLLGVFDGHAGCACAQAVSERLFYYIAVSLLPHETLLEIENAVESGRALLPILQWHKHPNDYFSKEASKLYFNSLRTYWQELIDLNSGETTDVREALINAFKRLDNDISLEAQVGDPNSFLNYLVLRVAFSGATACVAHVDGVDLHIANTGDSRAMLGVQEEDGSWSAVNLSYDHNAQNEREVERVKMEHPKSEEKSLVKQDRLLGLLMPFRAFGDVKFKWSIELQKRVVESGPDQLNENEYTKFIPPNYHTPPYLTAEPEVIHHRLRPQDKFLVLATDGLWETMHRQDVARIVGEYLTGVHHQQPIAVGGYKVTLGQMHGLLTERRARISSVFEDQNAATHLIRHAVGNNEFGTVDHERLSKMLSLPEELARMYRDDITIIVVQFNSHVIGAYQDEEL; encoded by the exons ATGTGTGTATGTCCTGGGCCCAGGCGGATCG CAATTCCAGTCCGAAGCTCCAGGCTGCCATTGTTGTCTGATGCCATGCCAGCACCAGCTCATCTGTTCCCATTGATTCGTAACTGTGAGATTAGCAGAATAGGCAGTACTGTGTGTTACTGCCACCATAGACATCTGTGTTGTTTGTCATCCCATTTTGCTCACAGTCACTTCAGATATGCACCGCAGAAGAAATTTGCGGCACTTTACAGGCCAAAGGAGCACTTTAATCACTTTATTCACACAAGGGATTACGCTTCTACTCCGCAGAGGTTTTACCTCACTCCTTCACAGGTCAACAGCATTCTGAAGGCAAATGAATACAGTTTCAAAGTCCCAGAATTTGATGGTAAGAATGTAAGTTCTGTTCTTGGCTTCGATAGTAACCAGTTGCCTGCTAATGCTCCGATAGAGGACCGGAGGAGTGCTGCCACTTGTTTACAGACAAGAGGGATGCTTCTGGGCGTGTTTGATGGCCACGCAGGCTGTGCTTGTGCTCAAGCTGTCAGTGAAAGACTGTTTTACTACATTGCTGTCTCTTTGTTACCTCATGAGACTTTActtgaaatagaaaatgctGTGGAGAGTGGCAGAGCTCTGTTGCCCATTTTACAGTGGCACAAGCATCCCAACGATTATTTTAGCAAAGAGGCTTCCAAGCTTTACTTCAACAGTCTAAGAACTTACTGGCAGGAGCTGATTGATCTCAACAGTGGAGAGACTACTGATGTGAGAGAAGCTTTAATTAATGCCTTTAAGAGGCTTGATAATGATATTTCTTTGGAAGCTCAAGTAGGAGATCCAAATTCTTTTCTCAACTACCTAGTACTGCGAGTAGCATTTTCTGGTGCAACTGCCTGCGTAGCCCATGTGGATGGTGTCGACTTGCACATTGCAAACACAGGTGATAGTAGAGCAATGCTTGGTGTTCAAGAAGAGGATGGATCTTGGTCTGCAGTTAATTTGTCCTATGACCACAATGCACAAAATGAACGTGAAGTAGAACGTGTGAAAATGGAGCATCCaaaatctgaagaaaagagTCTTGTGAAACAAGATCGTCTCTTGGGTCTCTTGATGCCTTTCAGAGCTTTTGGTGACGTGAAGTTTAAATGGAGTATTGAACTGCAGAAGAGAGTAGTAGAATCTGGCCCAGATCAGCTGAATGAAAATGAATATACAAAGTTTATTCCTCCAAACTATCACACTCCCCCATACCTCACAGCTGAACCAGAAGTCATACATCACAGGTTACGGCCACAGGATAAGTTCCTGGTTTTGGCCACAGATGGGCTGTGGGAGACAATGCACAGGCAAGACGTGGCTAGAATTGTGGGGGAGTACCTCACAGGTGTTCACCACCAACAACCAATAGCTGTTGGTGGCTATAAGGTAACTTTGGGACAGATGCATGGGCTCTTAACAGAAAGGAGAGCAAGAATCTCTTCAGTATTTGAAGATCAGAATGCAGCAACTCACCTGATACGTCATGCAGTGGGTAACAATGAATTTGGAACTGTGGATCATGAGCGACTGTCCAAGATGCTTAGTCTTCCAGAAGAGCTGGCTCGAATGTATAGAGATGACATTACAATTATTGTGGTGCAGTTCAATTCACATGTTATAGGTGCATATCAAGATGAGGAATTGTGA